TCACCTTAAACAAACAATATTAAGATGTTAGGCAAAGTCATTCTTCACGACTTTGCCTAACATCTTAATATTCATccattttgttatttaatgtCATCATGTCTTTCCAGACTGCAACCAAAGCGTGTGTTCCAGACGGTGAAAAACCTCAACATAATGCGTCAGCAGCGTTCATCGCTAGCCCCCTCCCCACTCAACATCCCAGGGTCCAATCGGACGTCGTGCTTGACCTCGGGCCGCTCCAGCAGGGTGGGCACGCCGTGCTCCAACTCCATTTATGGTAGCGAGACAGGAAGTGGCATCATCCTGGACAACAGGACAAGCAGTATCCTGGAGAGTCCAGATGACGGGTATGGACGGTTTGACTCTGCAAcacacattttagattttttttgatttgtttgattagTTTATACaatttatttcctgtttgtctcaAGTAACTAATGGGAAGCCACTCACTTCATCAGAACctggatttgtttctgtttgtaggTAACCTTGgtgtttgttgatgtgtttctATGGTTTATGTTAGGATAGAGTTACTTGAAAAAAAGTACAGAAAGTTTCAGATTTCAGCCGTTATCTCCAGCCTTTTATCATCTGTCAACACAAATCTACTGGGTTTTACAAAATACAACAGATGCACTTAATACTTTTCAGACTTTTCAATGAAACTTAATTCAAATTTGTCTCCTGCTTCAGGTTGGAGGACTCGAACAAGCGCCCCCCTGGCACCCCAGGGACCCCAGGCAGCAGGGACCTTGAGGCGGCCCTGCGGCGTCTGTCCCTCCGCCGCGACAACTACTTCTCAGAAAAACGCTTCTTGGAAgaggacagggagagaaagTTGGCCTACCTGgccaaagaggaggaaaaaggtgGGGAGGGTAGCGGAGGTCCAGGGACCCCAACTGAAAGCCTGCTGTCGATGTGCTCACATCCCTCCTTTGGAAGTGTCTGGTCGGGATACTCCTATACTGCAAGATCCTACCTGCCGGAGAAGTTGCAGATCGTAAAGCCGCTAGAAGGTGATGATTCCTCTCAGAGTCACAGAACCAGTAGTCCATGTAATCAGAAAGAGAATCCAAATAACAATTGTCAGAAAGCCGACAAACAGAATCGAACCCAGAGTGTGGCACAGAATTCAAATTGTGTTCTTCTGCATCCTCCTCAAAGTTCTACTCAGATCTgtcaaccacaaacacacaacctaaGTCAGGCCATTCAGAAGCAGCAACAGAATCAATATGTGATTTCTCATAAAGGACATCAGTCCAAAATCGTTCTCAGTGCCACTCACGATCCTGCGACACTGCATAAGAGCTGCAGTTTAATGGAGCTGAGCAGCATGTCGAGCTCACAGTCTCACCTCAGAGCCCCGCTGGCGTTAGTCACTGGCCTGTTGGATGCGTTAGAGCATCAGGAAGGCAGTCTGAATCTGCAGCACTCATTTTACTTCAGACATACACAACCACGCTGCTGGTTTGAAATATAGACTGAGAGACAGCCAGCTGTGTGCTGCTGGTCTGACACATATAGTTTGTTAAAAAGTTACATTTTACAATTATGTGTTGTATATCTTTAATAAAAGCAGATTTAACTGGCTAAGTTAAGTTTAAtcacacattttaacaattaaacaagtatataaaaaaaaacataccatAGAGGGTTGCACATTGCATAAAATGAATGTACATTAAGTTAACAGGGCTTCCTGGTGTTAAGGTCAGCACTTTACACTAACTTTGTAGTATGTGATATTTCAAATGGCACttaatgtatttttagttttttggtgTGTGCCTTATTTTTATAGAGGACCTTTATTATCcacagttatttattttcatactttATTGGTTGTTGGGTTCGTACAGTTGACTTCTTATTATACTAGCTGTCAGGTGAATCTGAATATATTTCCTTTAACTGCAAAAATGCAATATTTGGCCTCTAAAGCATTCATCACAAAAATCATGTCCACTTGAGAAGGGGAGAAAGAGGTTTTTGTCCTGTGTTGTTGCACCACCTAGTGTTCAAACTGTTTAATGTGCCTCAAgacaaataataaatgtaagtttgaaatataaaaacagaattgATTTTAGTTATTATACAACTAATCATTCTGGCTGCTGTCAGAGAAGTATAAAACAAACTTAAGTGCTGTCAGAGTACAGTATAAAAACAATCCACAGACTTCTTCATACATGACTTTGCTGTATGTACTGTCCTTTCACTCttcttttattcatcttttccagttctttgttctgtttgtctttttctttgcactttcatttcattttctgctcaacttgtctgttttctttctgttgacaGTTTCTTGAATAAAATCATACTAATTTTCTcatctttccttttctcctttcttttgtGTTGCTGTACTCACATCTCTGAAAGAATCTATGCGCATGACATGAGAAAACAACCACTGAAACCAGTTTACTCAATGCATCATACACTTCAGCATATCTACTGTAGAATGACATCATCGccacactgtgtgcatgtgtgtgagcatgtctCTACTATCAGCTTCCCtgtgtatgtttctgttttcatacaGTTACCAGCTGAACTTCATGTTCATCTATtgtaacacatttaaacataGCAGTGACATTTACAGTCAATATGACTACTTACAGTGTAGTGATCCTCTATGTTCAGCATATGACACTGTTATAAGATAAGCGGTTTAATGCAGTGAACTGAGACATTATCCAGTTCACTGAAGCAGTGTATGATAGTCGTCTCCCTTCCCCTGATATCACGCACTGTGTGTAAGTCATTCCGTTCAGCATTAACAATTTAAAGAAGAATAGCAATGTGTGCCACAGCTACTTATTTAATCATAAATTGAGTTGTAATAATTTATATTGGTGTAATGAACACACTGCTCTCACTGTGGATTAAACACAGTTACCCTTTGAGCAGAGGAACACTAAATGTCAGACTAAAAGATTTCAAAGGTGAATTTAGTCAAATGGTCATTTGCAATTAAAATCACAATCTGTGAATACGTACTTTGTGTAATGTTTTTGGTATTTATTGACAAACTAGTATAAATGACTTAGAACCATGTCAATTTGATTTGCTGTACTTGTGGTTGAGAGCAGCTTAACATAAATTTGGATAAAatccacttcctctctctctattgTTCCAGGCTCCGCCACACTCCATGCATGGCAGCAGCTGGCTCAACCCCACATGGGCGCTCTGCTGGACGATCGGCCTGGTGTGGTCACGAAGGGCTTCCGCACTTTAGCACACGAGCAGGGACAGGAAGACAGGTGGGAGCTGGACCAACCGGAGGAGGACGAGGTCCTGTGTGACTCCTTTCTTGACTTGTCAGAAGAAAGGGCCGCTCCTTTGGATCTGCCGTGCTTTACCTCTACTCCCTCCAACTGCTGCAACAAAACTAGCGACATCGCTGACAATAGCCAATTAGAAACATTGCACGGTGAAATGCGTGGGGCGAAAGAAGCGTTTCAAGGAAAAGACAGACACTTTGGAGCCATGCCCCTTTCTTTATCCAgcctctccccttcctcctctcctctcccctcttcttctGAGATGATGAATGGGCACGTGGTCCTCAAGGAGCTCCAGGCCTTACAGCCTCCCACAGTGGATCGCATGCCTGGTGAGGGAGCCTTTTAGCTGGGGTCACACAGCACTGCATCCAACCCCCCAACCCCATTACCCTGGAGCATGGGGAtaaaggggagggggggttaaaTAGGAGGGGTGGGAGGGTGAGGGAAGACATTCATTGGACATTTCACTTTCCCAATGTGACGTCCCTTCCTGCACGATTTCGCTCATGTGTACACCCACCAACACCCACCCGTCCCACcggcagactgtgtgtgtgtgcagacatcGAACCCCATCAAAACTGAGtacttgttatttttttctttatttaacttcAACTCACGTCCTCCTCAGCTTCCTCCatactttctttctcttccacaCGTTGCTTTATTTCAACcaatcacattcatttttcagtCTTTCAACCATATCTTGCCAATTCCTGAAGATTCTCTTAAAACACCACTTCTCTCAGTGGTGACCTGCCGCAGACATTGTTTTTTAAGGTTCTTGCATAATTTGTTGAAATCACAATTAGAAGATAGGACATTATTACTAggatgatttattattttcttcgGAGTCACAACTCACACTAAAACACCAGTGGACCACTGACAAGTGCATGGATGCAGAAATATCATGGCTGAGCTCCAGTGTTTGCTGGTGTATGTGCATGTGGCTGTATCAGGTGTTAAAAGTGCAGCTGTCCAAGTCACATGAGCACATGACGTCCACAGCTGGTTAATACTAGACTTGACTCAGTGGCCTTGGTGTGGGGTCACCTTCATGCTCACTCTGGGCTGTCCTCATCCAaaccaagacaaacacaaaagaaacaatTGACTCACTACAATTCACAGAAATTGTGGTTGATTCTCTTCTCCAGAGAGAATTATTACTTGTAtatctaaatttaaatgtagaGCATACACCTCcgcaaaggcccaacagtccccttatgaatccacatttaaattcactacatctcgatttttatttttaatctgcaccaaattgtacccggtcataaataccagtcccctaaacatgcctgatttttcctaatcaagatccattcattataattataataataataattcacaccaaaatgtatcttccctgacccatagcacatccttccaccaagtttcatggtaatccatccagtagctTTTCAGTAATCTTGTTAACTACAACtaatagacaaacaaacatatggaGTCCACACATCAGCAACATCAACATCATTCAAAAACAGTACATGTCACATGTACTGttttaaacaaacatgcaaaccaaATGCACATACAACAGCAAATACccaagagaaaacaacagcaaagaaagaaagaaacaaatccattaacacattattacacaaAAAGGAGTTGTACATAATTTAACACTTAGTTCCAAGGGATTGACAAACTACCCAAAATCCGAGTAAACAAGTTAGACTGATGACTGAAGGCTGACGACAGGCTGCCAGATTTTCTGAAAAAGTTCTTCTCACAACATTTCTATTCTGCCAAATAATGGAGGTGAATCTTTACTGACTCTGATGTTTTAGATAGATGTTTTTGGAGCGATACAAACTCAGAGGTTCAAGCTGTGCACACCTCAACACTGCTTCACTGTCAGTAATTTAGTCGCTGGGGCTTTTTTCTTGGGGCTGATGTTGCGGCTggttatttttcctcctctttgtttcGTGCAGTGTTGTTTGgtttccttttttctgaaaACTAACAGCCTTTCCTTGTGCTCTCCTTCCAACCTTCTCCTCAACTTCAGTTAATTTCCCAGGGAAGTGTATGTCCCACACTAGCTCCACCTACACCTTCACCACCTGCAGGATTCTCCACCCCTCTGATCAGCTGACCTCAGTGTCcccaaggtaaaaaaaacatttcacaaccaTTGTACTCTGTTATACTGTTTTGCTCCTGGTGTGTATGGCTGATGTTTGAAGGTGTAGTGAAGTACTTTGAACACATGATGGCAGCAAGCTATTTTTCACACACCCCCAAACCCTCTTTGTTTTTTGATGCCCCAGCAACTGGCTCATATGCTTTAATGTCCCTACTGTCTGATTGGCCCTGGCAGGTCATGTGATGAGGAAGACGAAGTGGAGTTGTATCACTTGGTTGTGATGGCCGGAGTAGAGCAGAACCCTTGAGTGCACACATTGGTGTGCACCTGGGTGAGGAAATGCTTGGGAGTGCGTTAGTAGAGATAGTGGGTGTGTATAAAACAAAGCTCTAACACGCAGGACAGTCGCAGAAGTGTGGACCTACACATCTAATATTAACTATCACTGATCAAATTGTCAGGGTTTGAGTGTGGATGTTCATTCTTGACCTTTGCAAACTGCATCTGTTGCAAACAAAGTAAAAAGGTGGCCTTGAACTTTAAAGCATATTTAATGGTCTTCATTCAGCAAACGAAGCTGGATCAGGTGTCATCACATGACTTTAATGTGGGGGTGTGCCCAGGTAATCACACGTGGTCATATTCGGGACAGATTGTTGTCCCTGGGTGCCAGAAGTGGGGCTGCAGCACCCTTAGTTGTTAGGGAATGCAACTACAAAGCAAAAGGTAACTTTAAAATGGAATCATTAGAAATAGGCCTTATACCACAGCCCTCTCAGCATCTCTGCCCCAGGTAAACTCTATTTCAGAGATTCAGCGCCAAACACAAGCAAATTCCCACTTTTGACACCGGTCTCCACAACAGCAGTGGGGAACACAACATCCCTGACACTGTGAGATAATAGTGTGTGAACCATAGTCCAAAGCCTGTCAGGGCATCACTTGGGAGGAAGTCAGTGGCTTGGAGACGGACAAAAGgcaggagagagatgagggttattcaaaaacaatcaaacaagaCAAAGGCTAACTTGTTGTCAGGTGTCTGAAGGACAAGGTGAAGGTCATGTGATGACTCCTGAGCTGCACTGACTGGATGAAAACTATGAGGTGGAGTTGAAAGCTCTGTAAACCGGGAGTGGATCTTACAAAACTTACTGTGTggtaaagcaacactatgcaacttgTTTTAACCCAaaaaatactactactacttctactaatgataagaagaagaagaagaacttaattgtatagcacctttcaaaacaaagcTGCAAAGTGCTGTGcaaaatcaaatgtaaacatcaatgttaatataaaaacaacacattttgaaaaattgtgtaaattcatgtgaaaatgtaaagaagACAGACTCCTTATAAACTACATTCACTGGTTTTGATATAGCAGCTTTGAAATGTGTTCGATGTTATACTGACTAAGGGTCAGGGAGTAATAGGGAGACCAGTGCACTCTTTCATTCCCAatttttgtacaatgtaactAGTGCAAGAGTAATGCAGAACTGTAAATCAGTTAATCAAACTTGAAGTTATTAAAActagagtttatctccaatatttgGCCAGGAAACTTAAAATATCAggtatttgttacagcagcagcaccactaGTTCAGGAAgccagggatcatgggtaatatccaccgctcagttgtgtttcagtcctGTGAGTGAGACTACACAGGTTAACAGACTGATATGATTAGGGGGGCGAAGTTTTCATGTCGAGAAAAACCAAGCCTTAGAATTAGTCCCCACATGGGGCTGtggagggcgctgttgctgtaACTTGTCTAATGTGGTCCTCAGTAAAAGATAACTCCCAGTGGTATTTGGCTGCGCTGAAGAATTAAATGAGATCTGTACTAATCTTCACACAGAAACCTTTTATAGTGGTGATGTGAGTGTGATGTGTAAATTGTGTTCTTGCATGTTTTGATGATTGAAAGCCAACACCTGATAATTGATGTGCATCTGTGTCTGTCCCTGCCCCCAcattgtttctcattttctttgcatcCTATGTCCCCTCCgtccttttctcctcctttctttcacatttcctcttccctcctttaTCCCTCCATCACCCCCTTCTCTGTGGTCACTCCTCCATCTTCAGCCCAGCTATatcttgttacagcagcactCGTGGCAGCACCCctacttcctcctcttctcctatACCCTTCTCTGCCCCATCTACACCCTCCTACACCCCCTGCTGTACTCCACGGcgcctctccctgtctctctccttggCTGAGTCCTCCACCAACCTGAGGGACTCCACCAAGACCACCAGCACCTCTCTCGGCCTCGTGCGCCTCCTACTGGAGCATGGGATCTCTGCATCGGTGTATAACCCCCAGAGCTGGGACAGAGGATTGGTTTCCAGCGGAGCTTCGACACCCGATGGAAGAGCGCAGACGCAGAAGTTCACGGATGCACCAGGGGAGGCTGATGTCAGACAGATGAGGAAACGCCCAGACACCCTTCGCCTCCAGCCCTCCACCCCACCCAACTCCCCTCGCTCCAAATCGGCCGCCCCCACCACCACTTGCCCGGTTTTCCTGTTCAGTCCTTCCACTGATGACCATCCGTTCTATGACACCTTCCTCGCCTCTAAACCAGCTCGTACCATTCTGAGGGAAGTGCTGGCTGAGatggagagggagcgaggggaCCAGACAGATGACGAGAGCCAAACTGAGATGCTGAACCTACGCCTTGTGGACAAACTGAAAAGTTTCCGCACCcttacagcagcagcctcatcTGGGAATGCTCTTATAGCTCCCTTTGGCTCCACTGGCCTGGGGAACAGCGCTCTGGGTGGGGGGCTCCCGGGACTGAACGCAGGACTGAGGAGGAATCGAAGCTATCCTGCCATGGTGGGGGCAAGTATGGCTATGAAGGACCCGGGAGGTCCCCCCAGCACAGAGATACTTATACCACACACAATGCAAACCCCAAATACACGATACTCGGCGCACAAACAAGAAACGGACAAAATACAAGAAACGGGcgaaatacaaacaaatcacaCGCTGGTCTCAAAGCCCATACACATACCACAGACACTACACGCCCTGGAGACAGTCACACCACAGACAATAATACAGAGACACAGCAGGCCGACAAGCAATGACCGACACAGTGATGATGAAACTGTGACATAAATAGGCAATATTCAGTGTAATTACACATATTActacacacaaactcacaagtTCATGacatgactacacacacacacaaataaacaaatatcaGACATCCTCCACAgtccactcacacactcaactAAACAAGTAGTCATCATTGATAAATCTGCTAATCAGATCACATTACAACTGATTGTTTCAAACCATAGACtctacataaagatggacgacatgacttctccccaaaagtgaagccaaagtgtctcgattGCCACCTGGTCGCTGGCTGCTGGCcgactcctccatgttagtgggtgggacgtaaaccaaaaagtcaaagttaaacatattttttatcaaaaactcgtttgtcattttaaataattcttCACAGTGATGTTTGATCAAGTGTTCATTCTAGTaattttggtttgaattagttatttcatgCCATAAAAACGTCAATTCCCCGATCGCTACTGCGCAgcctctggctccaaatgtgctaAATGGCAGCGTTTGTGATTGTGATATTTTCGCTTCATTTccggacagtgggaggaagtggagacgtatcgtccatctttatttacactctcTGATCCACATAAACAGTGAAATGGTGATGAATGAACCAGTAGTGGCTGAAACTGTTGCACTGTGTTATACTCATAATGTAAGGATAATGATGATGCAGTATGTTGCCTTCCTGTGGTCTTTGTACTTACATATATAGTTTATACAATAtattgtgttatatatatatatatatatatatatatagtataatattAAAGACCCAATCtagtgaaaatacaaaatagcTCTTTTCCCTCTTCAACCTTAATGAGTCCACTTTTGGAATAAAGgcagcaaaatatattttaaatgtactgtACTGACCGAATATAAGATTGTTTATTCATTGAGTTAATTCCATGACTACACAATTACACATCAAATCATGTGTGGTATGTAGGCCCAATGAGTCTTTCTATAACTTatctaaaaagagaaaaaggacaaacaacaaacatgatgtttttttgtgtttgtcttttgaattaaaaaagaaatctggtCTTTATAAAATCCTTCATCCCAGAGTTCAGTCTATGATACAAGCTGAGAGGTTTGTCTCAACATCAACCAAAGATGAATCAGAAAATCtcctaaaaacattttcatcttatATTTGCGCCACTATGGTATTTTGAagcctttatttttttgtgtctaTTGAAGTTATAAAATCACATACAGTGGTTAGAGATTAATTTCTACCAGCAACTCAATTTTTTCTCTCCACGAGTATGTGATATTTAGTTTGGGAAAAACTAAAATCTCGATTGGGGCTTTAATGTGACTGAATGCTCATATGTGCCTAAAAAGCGCTAACATACTTATTCTCATTGAAATATGAGTCTGCATAcgttttaattgattaattttaATATTTGCCTCTTGTTAGATGATGTGCTGTTAAGGAAGTGAATGAGGATAATTTTTGCAAATTAATTTATGATGTCTAAACTTGCTGAGGGAGCTGCACACTCGTACCCTCATTTATGTTATGCTATTACTTTCGGgatcttttttctctcagtgaGTTTTGGCGAAGCTTTTCCCCTTCGTTTAGAAACCATACAAACATGTAGCACACAAACTGAATACAGATCCAGTTGATAAAACTTATCTTTTTCGTTTCCCATTTTGGGGCATCACCTGTCTTTGTATGCTAATCTAGTCTGTGTATAGACCAAGTTTGAGGAGGATGTAAATGGAAGGACATGGACTCAAAGATGCCAATAGAGCAAAATACTGAAGGGATCTGAAAGATCAGGAAGTaaactctgctgcagcctgaacTGTAACTCAAAGCCAAAGTTACACCCAACATAAAAAGTGGGTTTGCAACAGATTTCCATCATAGATTCCCTTCAtttccatactgcttgtgtatGCAATCATGCATTCATTTTGTCAACCTGTATGGGTGAAATGTAAAGCACTATTGTAAGCATCGGGAGACGTGTATTTTTCTGAATGTAACTGTAGGAAGAGTGATTTGAAGTATGGATTTAAGAACAAGATATTTTATCAAATTCTGTTGCTGAGAGGGAATGTTTGGTCCAGTTCCTGTGTCCACCCTCAGGATCATCCATCAGACATTTTTGAAACTTGTTTGGAATgagataaaaatatatatatatattttattaaccCATTAACATCACATAACCACACAGAGACACCTCTGTCCAGGTGAAGCGATTCCTTGTACCCTCAGGCACTCAGCCGGTCCTGTGGGCGGACACTGGGACACTGAGACACTGGCTGCTTGTCTGGCTGGATGAAAGGACGAATGGCTGGTGCTCACGCTGGCAGTGATCTGTTCAAATCCTTAATGATGAAGGGATTCAAGTTGCAATTTTATCTTGTGTGAGATTAGcgcaaatgaaaaatatatttattaaaaacttgAATTGTTAGTGGCACACATATTATTGAATATCTATTTTCAACTGTGTCTGTCACATTTTGACTCATTTTTGATTGGAcagtttttgttattattgttacatgTTAAATATTCAGTTACATTTCCTTCATAACAGCTGAACATTTGGGAGAAAAATACATCAGACAACAATTGACAGTATTTAACAATGATATAGTGCTAATACAGACGCGACGAGGAGTGTGTGCCGTTTGTGTGTCACTTGAATCATCTGAAT
This region of Paralichthys olivaceus isolate ysfri-2021 chromosome 13, ASM2471397v2, whole genome shotgun sequence genomic DNA includes:
- the trak1a gene encoding trafficking kinesin-binding protein 1 isoform X3 produces the protein MKRRAQSRGQRFVKADYYELDWYYEECTDVLCADRVGQMTKTYSDIDAVTRLLEEKERDLELAARIGQSLLKKNKALSERNELLEEQVEHIREEVSQLRHDLSMKDELLQFYASAAEESEGESTTSTPVHPTETTVPTPTFFPLDSLQKKLKDLEEENKSLRSEANHLETETISYEEKEQQLVNDCVKELRDANLQISSLAEDLARKSEDASRQQEEITHLLSQIVDLQKKAKLYAVENEELTQHLGAAKDAQRQLTAELQELQDKYAECMEMLHEAQEELKNLRNKTLPLNTQRRFHSLGLFAMDSLAAEIEGTMRKELQMDDPDVEEQRLQPKRVFQTVKNLNIMRQQRSSLAPSPLNIPGSNRTSCLTSGRSSRVGTPCSNSIYGSETGSGIILDNRTSSILESPDDGLEDSNKRPPGTPGTPGSRDLEAALRRLSLRRDNYFSEKRFLEEDRERKLAYLAKEEEKGGEGSGGPGTPTESLLSMCSHPSFGSVWSGYSYTARSYLPEKLQIVKPLEGSATLHAWQQLAQPHMGALLDDRPGVVTKGFRTLAHEQGQEDRWELDQPEEDEVLCDSFLDLSEERAAPLDLPCFTSTPSNCCNKTSDIADNSQLETLHGEMRGAKEAFQGKDRHFGAMPLSLSSLSPSSSPLPSSSEMMNGHVVLKELQALQPPTVDRMPVNFPGKCMSHTSSTYTFTTCRILHPSDQLTSVSPSPAISCYSSTRGSTPTSSSSPIPFSAPSTPSYTPCCTPRRLSLSLSLAESSTNLRDSTKTTSTSLGLVRLLLEHGISASVYNPQSWDRGLVSSGASTPDGRAQTQKFTDAPGEADVRQMRKRPDTLRLQPSTPPNSPRSKSAAPTTTCPVFLFSPSTDDHPFYDTFLASKPARTILREVLAEMERERGDQTDDESQTEMLNLRLVDKLKSFRTLTAAASSGNALIAPFGSTGLGNSALGGGLPGLNAGLRRNRSYPAMVGASMAMKDPGGPPSTEILIPHTMQTPNTRYSAHKQETDKIQETGEIQTNHTLVSKPIHIPQTLHALETVTPQTIIQRHSRPTSNDRHSDDETVT
- the trak1a gene encoding trafficking kinesin-binding protein 1 isoform X5 is translated as MTKTYSDIDAVTRLLEEKERDLELAARIGQSLLKKNKALSERNELLEEQVEHIREEVSQLRHDLSMKDELLQFYASAAEESEGESTTSTPVHPTETTVPTPTFFPLDSLQKKLKDLEEENKSLRSEANHLETETISYEEKEQQLVNDCVKELRDANLQISSLAEDLARKSEDASRQQEEITHLLSQIVDLQKKAKLYAVENEELTQHLGAAKDAQRQLTAELQELQDKYAECMEMLHEAQEELKNLRNKTLPLNTQRRFHSLGLFAMDSLAAEIEGTMRKELQMDDPDVEEQRLQPKRVFQTVKNLNIMRQQRSSLAPSPLNIPGSNRTSCLTSGRSSRVGTPCSNSIYGSETGSGIILDNRTSSILESPDDGLEDSNKRPPGTPGTPGSRDLEAALRRLSLRRDNYFSEKRFLEEDRERKLAYLAKEEEKGGEGSGGPGTPTESLLSMCSHPSFGSVWSGYSYTARSYLPEKLQIVKPLEGSATLHAWQQLAQPHMGALLDDRPGVVTKGFRTLAHEQGQEDRWELDQPEEDEVLCDSFLDLSEERAAPLDLPCFTSTPSNCCNKTSDIADNSQLETLHGEMRGAKEAFQGKDRHFGAMPLSLSSLSPSSSPLPSSSEMMNGHVVLKELQALQPPTVDRMPVNFPGKCMSHTSSTYTFTTCRILHPSDQLTSVSPSPAISCYSSTRGSTPTSSSSPIPFSAPSTPSYTPCCTPRRLSLSLSLAESSTNLRDSTKTTSTSLGLVRLLLEHGISASVYNPQSWDRGLVSSGASTPDGRAQTQKFTDAPGEADVRQMRKRPDTLRLQPSTPPNSPRSKSAAPTTTCPVFLFSPSTDDHPFYDTFLASKPARTILREVLAEMERERGDQTDDESQTEMLNLRLVDKLKSFRTLTAAASSGNALIAPFGSTGLGNSALGGGLPGLNAGLRRNRSYPAMVGASMAMKDPGGPPSTEILIPHTMQTPNTRYSAHKQETDKIQETGEIQTNHTLVSKPIHIPQTLHALETVTPQTIIQRHSRPTSNDRHSDDETVT